The nucleotide window TCATCCTGCTCAGCGGCTGGGACGGAAAAAAGCCCTTCATCGACCCTATGTGCGGCTCCGGTACGTTGCTCACCGAGGCCGCCCTCATTGCCCAGCGCATTGCCCCCGGCCTCTACCACCAGGGCAAGTTTGGCTTCGAGAACTGGCCCGACTTCGAAGCGTCCCTCTGGGAATCGGTGCAGATGGATGCGCGCCAGATGCGCCTCGAAGAGCCCCAGGCCTACCTGGCTGGCTCCGATCTAAGCCGGGAGTTTATTGAGCTGGCCCGCGAAAACGTGGCCGCCGCCGACCTCGAAGACTTTATCCGGCTGGGCGTACGCGACGTGAAGGAAGCCAAAGCTCCCGCTAAGGAAGAGTCGGGTATTGTGATGATGAACCCGCCCTACGGGGAGCGGATAGGGGAGGAGGCGGAAATGGAAGCCCTCTATAAAACTATTGGCGACACGCTCAAAACCGGCTTCCAGGGCTACGACGCCTACGTGTTTACCGGCAACCTGGAGGCGGCCAAGCGCATCGGCCTGAAAACCTCCCGCCGCACCCCACTCTACAACGGCCCCATCGACTGCCGCCTGCTCAAGTACGAACTGTACCAGGGCACCCGGAAGGTGAAGTAAGCGTCCGTTGATGTACTCCGCTTCGCTACTGTGCTGATGTGGCAACTGTGCTTCATTGTAGGTCCCGAAAACGAAGTAGGGGCGGGGCTTGTCCCCGCCCGTCGTTGCCCGAAACCCAACCCGGCTTACCGGCCCGGCTTCTGCATCAGCTGCCCCAGCAACCCATCCAGCAGGGCCGGGCCTTCGGGGGCGTAGAGGAAGCTGTGGCCGCCGGTGGGGCGGGAGAGGAAGTGCCACTGCCGGGCCACCGACTTCTGCTGCGCGTAGATGGCCGCCACCCGCGGGTAGGCAAACACCGCATCATCTTCGGCGTTCAGGGAGTAAATGGGTGCGCCGCGCCGCAGCTGCTTGAAGTTCAGCGGCCCGAGGGCGCTGACGGGCAGGGCCGCCACCGCAAAGAACCCGGCAAAGCCCCGCGGCGACTGGCACGCAAACCAGAAAGCCCCCGTGCCGCCGTTCGACATGCCACCCAGGTACACCCGGCGGCTGTCCACGTGGTAGCGCTGCTTGACTTGCGCTACCATCGTGTGCACGTTGTCCAGGGCCGCCCGCTGCTCCAGCCACCCGAAGGACTGGCGGCCGAAGGGGTAAAGTACCAGGGCATTTCGGGCAGCGGCGGCGGCAAAGATGGGCTCATGCACTACGTCCGGGTCAGCAACCCGAAACTGGGTGGCGGTGACGATGCCCCCGTGCAGGTACACCAGAAGGTCGGTGGGGCGGCTGGCATCATAGGTGGCGGGCACGTACACCAGGTAGGGCACCTGCACCGTATCTACGGGGGCATAGTACAAGGCAAAACCGGGCTTCGCGGGGGCAAATGCGCCTTTTCGCGCGGGTACCGGCAGAGCCTGGGCGCGGATTTTGTCCTGCCACGCGGCCGCCGCGCGGCGGGCATCCTCAGCGCGGCGGGTGGCGGCTTGCCGCAGGTTGGCCAGGAAGCGGGGCCACTCGGGCCGGCTGTGCAGGCTGCGCAGGTTTTCTGCCTGGGCCATATTATCTACGTCGGGGGCGCTGATGGGCAGGTTGGGCTGCCGGGAAAGCTGCAGCAGCCAGCCTACGGCCTGGGCCTGCCGGCCGGGACACTGGGCGGCGGCGCCGGCTCCGGCATACAGGTCGAACGGGCCGACCTGGGTGCTGTCGGCAAAGGCCAGGGCAAAGGACGTGGTGGCTTCGCAGTAGTTTTGCTGGCCGAGCTGTTGGGCAGCCGTTTCCAGCAGCTGGGCGTAGGTGGGCGCCTGAGCGCGGGCTTGGGGGGCCAGGAGCAGCAGCGCCAGTAGCAGGGTGGCAACGGTTAGAGCACGGGGCATAGGGTAGCAAAAGTAAGTTGACGGGGGCTTAGATGCGGCAGCGACACCCCCGGTTGCCTGGCTTGCCGCCCCACTACCGCCTCACCGCCACCGGAATCGCGCTAACCCACTCTGCCAGTTGGCGAAAGGGTTGCGCAAAAAAGTAAAAGCGCCCTGTAAATAGGCTGGAGTATCGTGCGAGCAGGCAAAAGTGCCGTGTCAATATGGAGAAGTCCTATGTAAGCAGGCGAAAGTGTCGTGTCAGCAGGAAGAAGTGCGCTGCGAGCACCCAAAAGTGACCTGCCAGGCCGCGCAAGCCCCCTGCGAGCCAACCACCGCCAGTAGCCCGTAGTAGTTTCCGAGTCCGCCGGCCCCGGGCACCTGCTTTTCCGGCGGCCATCCGCTAACTTGCCCTTTCCCGCCAACCTCCCCTTACTTACGATGAACAGAACTGCATTGTATCGGCTGCTGCTGGCGGCCCTGCTGCTGCCGCTGTGGGCAGCGGCCCAGGCGCCGGCCATTACCCGCGTGAACCCCACCAGCTGGTTTGTGGGTATGAAAAATCCCAACGTGCAGCTCTTGGTGTACGGTCCCAACGCGGGTACGCTCACCTACACCATCACCTACCCCGGCGTGAAGCTGACCAAGGCCAGCACCGTCGAAAACCCCAACTACGTCTTTCTGGACCTCACCATTGCCGCCACGGCCAAGCCGGGCAAGGTGAGCATCGTGGGCAAGAAAGGCACGCAAACCGTGACGCGCACCTGGGACCTGCTGCCCCGCAACCCGGCCGCTAAGGGGCAGGGCGTGACGCAGGCTGACTTCATCTACCTGGCCATGCCCGACCGTTTTGCCAACGGCGACCCTGGCAACGACAAGGTGGCTACCATGGCCGACCCCAACGCCGACCGCACCAACCCTTTCTACCGCCACGGCGGCGACCTGCAGGGCGCCGCTCAGCGCATCGGCTACCTCAAGGACCTGGGCGTTACGGCCGTGTGGTTCACGCCGGTGCTCGAAAACGACCAACCCCTCACCAACGAAGGCGGCAACATGCGCTCGGCCTACCACGGCTACGGCTTCACCGACCATTACCAGGTTGACCGCCGCCTGGGCGGCAATGCGGCCTACAAAACCTACGTGCAGCAGGCCCACGCCGCCGGCCTGAAGGTGGTGCAGGATGCCGTGTACAACCATGTGGGCATCAACCACTGGTTTGTGCGCGACCTGCCCATGAAAAGCTGGCTGCACCAGTGGCCTGCCTACACCAATACTTCCTATCGCCAGCAGCCCATTACCGACCCGCACTCGGCCTACATCGACCGGAAGGTGACCCTGGATGGCTGGTTTGTGCCCTTCCTGCCCGACCTCAACCAGCAAAACCCCTACGTGGCCAACTTTCTGATCCAGCACGCGCTGTGGTCGGTGGAGACGTTTGGGGTGGATGCCTGGCGCATCGATACCTATATGTACAACGACCAGCCCTTCATGAACCGCTGCAACGCGGCCCTGCTGGCGGAGTACCCGAAGATTCACATCTTCGGGGAGTCGTCGGTGAACAACACCATCGACCAGGCCTACTACGTACGCAACAAAATTGCCTTTCCCTTCAAGTCCAACCAGCCCGGCGGGCTCGACTTTGTGCTGGAAAACGCCATGCTGGCTGGCGTGAAGGAAGTAGGCACGCCCGGCGTTACCGGCTGGGACAACGGCCCGCAACGGGTATACCAGGCCCTGGCCCAGGATGCGGTGTATGTCTCGCCCGAAAAGCTGGTGACGTTCCTCGACAACCACGACCACAACCGCTACCTCTCCGAAGTGGGCGAGGACATCAACCGATTCAAGGTGGGGCTGACGTGGCTGCTGACCATGCGCGGCATTCCCAGCATGTACTACGGCACGGAAATTCTGATGAAGAACTTCAAGGACCCCAGTGATGCCGAGGTGCGCCGCGACTTCCCCGGTGGCTGGCCCGAAGACAAGGAAAACAAATTCACCGCCGCCGGCCGCACCGCCGCCGAAAACGACGCCTTTAACTTCGTGCGCACCCTAGCCACCTACCGCAAAACGCATCCGGCGCTAAGCTCGGGCAAGCTGATGCAGTACCTACCCGAAAACGGCCTCTACGTGTACTTCCGCTACGATACTACCGGCACCGTGATGGTGGCCACCAACACCACCGACAAAGCGGCCAGCCTGCCCACCGCCCGCTTCTCCGAGCGCCTGAGCGGCTTCGGCAAAGCCCGCAACGTGCTGACGGGTGAAGCCCTGAGCGACATCAAAACCCTGCAGCTGCCCGCCAAAACCGCCATGGTGCTGGAATTGCTGAAGTAGAAGCTGTCATTGCGAGCAGTTCGAAACACTCCGTCCTAGATAACGCCAGACGCGTTTTTCTACCAGAAAGCCCTTTCCCGTTGCGTACGGAAAAGGGCTTTTTACTTTAATAAGTTTTGTACGCTTGAAAGAAGTAGCAATTCAAAGCATCAAGCACGGATTGATTTTGCGTAGCAAAGTGGGGAGGAAGTCATAAAGCAGAGGAAATTCATC belongs to Hymenobacter sp. J193 and includes:
- a CDS encoding class I SAM-dependent RNA methyltransferase, whose amino-acid sequence is MADNRRSAPFFMTATTQFGLEEVLAQELRHLGAKIEKVGTRAVEFTGNKQLLYEACLWCRTAMRILRPFADFYARDEKALYREVSRISWQDYLQPDQTFAITAVVNKSSFEHSLYVAQLTKDAIVDQFRNRLGHRPSVDVKNPDIRLHLHMIENEVVLSLDASGESLHKRGYRQGTNVAPLNEALAAGLILLSGWDGKKPFIDPMCGSGTLLTEAALIAQRIAPGLYHQGKFGFENWPDFEASLWESVQMDARQMRLEEPQAYLAGSDLSREFIELARENVAAADLEDFIRLGVRDVKEAKAPAKEESGIVMMNPPYGERIGEEAEMEALYKTIGDTLKTGFQGYDAYVFTGNLEAAKRIGLKTSRRTPLYNGPIDCRLLKYELYQGTRKVK
- a CDS encoding alpha-amylase family glycosyl hydrolase; amino-acid sequence: MNRTALYRLLLAALLLPLWAAAQAPAITRVNPTSWFVGMKNPNVQLLVYGPNAGTLTYTITYPGVKLTKASTVENPNYVFLDLTIAATAKPGKVSIVGKKGTQTVTRTWDLLPRNPAAKGQGVTQADFIYLAMPDRFANGDPGNDKVATMADPNADRTNPFYRHGGDLQGAAQRIGYLKDLGVTAVWFTPVLENDQPLTNEGGNMRSAYHGYGFTDHYQVDRRLGGNAAYKTYVQQAHAAGLKVVQDAVYNHVGINHWFVRDLPMKSWLHQWPAYTNTSYRQQPITDPHSAYIDRKVTLDGWFVPFLPDLNQQNPYVANFLIQHALWSVETFGVDAWRIDTYMYNDQPFMNRCNAALLAEYPKIHIFGESSVNNTIDQAYYVRNKIAFPFKSNQPGGLDFVLENAMLAGVKEVGTPGVTGWDNGPQRVYQALAQDAVYVSPEKLVTFLDNHDHNRYLSEVGEDINRFKVGLTWLLTMRGIPSMYYGTEILMKNFKDPSDAEVRRDFPGGWPEDKENKFTAAGRTAAENDAFNFVRTLATYRKTHPALSSGKLMQYLPENGLYVYFRYDTTGTVMVATNTTDKAASLPTARFSERLSGFGKARNVLTGEALSDIKTLQLPAKTAMVLELLK